A single window of uncultured Methanospirillum sp. DNA harbors:
- a CDS encoding flavodoxin family protein, with amino-acid sequence MKVLGFVGSPRPVGNTATLVSQALAGAKDAGADVEQVHIPSLEITGCKGCKYCKSHETCRIDDDMQTIYGKIREADVLIFGTPVYFAQMTGQMKQFVDRLYALIDAEYKPRIASGKKSAVILTQGDDNVAAFTGIADTFNFAMSFLQVSVSDPIIAGGLDAPKDVEKNVSAMDNAYQLGKKLASS; translated from the coding sequence ATGAAGGTACTCGGATTTGTCGGAAGTCCACGACCAGTGGGCAATACTGCAACACTTGTCTCCCAGGCTCTTGCAGGTGCAAAAGATGCCGGCGCAGATGTTGAGCAGGTGCATATTCCCTCACTTGAGATCACCGGCTGCAAAGGATGCAAGTACTGCAAGTCACATGAGACCTGCAGAATCGATGATGACATGCAGACGATATATGGCAAGATTCGTGAGGCAGATGTACTCATATTCGGAACTCCTGTCTATTTTGCACAGATGACCGGTCAGATGAAACAGTTTGTAGACCGGCTTTATGCCCTCATTGACGCAGAATACAAGCCCCGGATTGCATCAGGGAAAAAGTCTGCAGTCATACTCACGCAGGGCGATGACAACGTGGCTGCCTTTACCGGCATCGCAGATACGTTCAACTTTGCAATGTCATTTCTCCAGGTTTCTGTATCAGATCCGATCATCGCCGGTGGTCTTGATGCTCCCAAGGATGTCGAGAAGAATGTTTCAGCGATGGACAACGCATACCAACTCGGCAAAAAGCTTGCATCCTCATAA
- a CDS encoding thymidylate synthase, with product MILIRRLTIGEAHEEVVRIIAERCQGETRMTEDGEVTYDPEEPVCIHIESPFSAPMKSSASLFGDRFSEQYQTSLYTVTRRKNDGTDATYTYGNRLRDYPVASLTLEKGGRSMVKGVLDSLLKRCGYLPAGSAGTIEYTGDGNLGGIDQIRTSIIDRLIETPSSRRAVAITWSPVLDITREEPPCMQIVQCLIDKADHLNLVCLFRSNDMLSAWGQNAFGLAHMQKFILEEINEARTKRDLSPLTQGWLETISVSAHMYFTRDQLELMKFFQKEQAKESFKSFHKT from the coding sequence ATGATTCTGATCCGGAGACTGACAATCGGGGAGGCACATGAGGAAGTTGTCAGAATAATCGCAGAACGGTGCCAGGGAGAGACCCGGATGACCGAGGACGGGGAGGTTACCTACGATCCCGAGGAGCCGGTCTGCATCCATATCGAGTCTCCGTTCAGCGCTCCGATGAAGTCAAGTGCATCGCTCTTTGGTGACCGGTTCTCAGAGCAGTACCAGACCTCACTGTATACGGTCACCCGCAGGAAGAACGACGGTACAGATGCGACGTACACCTATGGAAATCGGCTCCGAGACTACCCGGTCGCATCGCTGACACTGGAAAAGGGCGGACGATCGATGGTGAAGGGGGTTCTTGACAGCCTGCTGAAAAGGTGCGGGTATCTTCCTGCCGGATCTGCAGGAACGATCGAGTATACAGGTGACGGAAACCTCGGAGGAATCGATCAGATCAGGACAAGTATTATAGACCGGTTGATCGAAACCCCGAGCAGCCGCCGGGCTGTCGCGATAACATGGTCTCCGGTTCTCGATATCACCCGCGAAGAACCCCCATGTATGCAGATCGTCCAGTGCCTGATCGATAAGGCAGATCATCTCAACCTTGTCTGCCTCTTCAGGAGCAACGACATGCTCTCTGCGTGGGGACAGAACGCATTCGGCCTCGCCCATATGCAGAAGTTCATCCTTGAAGAGATCAACGAGGCCAGAACAAAGAGAGATCTCTCCCCCCTCACCCAGGGATGGCTGGAGACAATAAGTGTCTCGGCTCATATGTATTTCACCCGCGATCAGCTCGAACTCATGAAATTCTTCCAGAAAGAGCAGGCAAAAGAGTCTTTCAAATCATTTCATAAGACCTGA
- the cofH gene encoding 5-amino-6-(D-ribitylamino)uracil--L-tyrosine 4-hydroxyphenyl transferase CofH — MRWMKPLDTLLSDCLAGHRLTPEEAVRLFNVKGREVFQVARAADLKREQMAGDVITFVRNQNINCTNICTNQCGFCGFGRRENDAGAYLLTAEELASQARLATERKVTEICTVSGLHPGFTLDSYLDVYRTIREAAPGVHLHASNPMEVAYAARMSMCSTREVLTAFRDAGVETICGTAAEILSDPVRAIICPDKISTGEWIRIIREAHNLGIRSTATIMYGHCESEEDRVEHLSIVREIQDDTNGFTEFVPLSFVHQKTRIYKDGFARPGATGREDILMLAVSRLFLDNFRNIQVSWVKYGMKMAQIGLMTGANDLGGTLYEESISREAGAVSGSYLDPEEMEYITADLGRFLRERHTDYTLI, encoded by the coding sequence ATGAGATGGATGAAACCGCTCGATACCCTCCTCTCTGACTGCCTGGCTGGTCACCGCCTTACGCCTGAAGAGGCGGTCCGGCTCTTCAATGTCAAGGGAAGAGAAGTCTTTCAGGTTGCACGGGCAGCAGATTTGAAGCGTGAACAGATGGCAGGGGATGTCATCACCTTTGTCAGGAACCAGAACATCAACTGCACAAACATCTGTACCAACCAGTGCGGATTCTGTGGATTTGGCAGACGAGAGAATGACGCCGGTGCCTACCTGCTTACAGCAGAAGAACTTGCATCCCAGGCACGCCTGGCAACAGAACGGAAGGTAACCGAGATCTGCACCGTAAGCGGGCTTCACCCGGGTTTCACGCTCGATTCATACCTGGACGTGTATCGAACCATCAGAGAAGCAGCTCCCGGGGTTCATCTTCATGCCAGCAACCCGATGGAGGTTGCATATGCTGCCAGGATGAGTATGTGCTCCACCCGGGAGGTTCTGACTGCATTCAGGGATGCAGGTGTTGAAACGATCTGTGGTACAGCCGCCGAGATCCTTTCAGACCCGGTCAGGGCGATCATCTGCCCAGACAAGATCTCCACAGGTGAATGGATCAGGATCATCAGGGAGGCTCACAACCTTGGGATCAGATCTACTGCAACCATCATGTACGGCCATTGCGAGAGCGAAGAGGACCGGGTAGAGCACCTCTCGATCGTCAGGGAGATCCAGGATGACACAAACGGATTCACCGAGTTTGTTCCCCTCTCATTTGTACATCAGAAGACCAGGATATACAAAGACGGATTTGCGCGACCTGGTGCTACCGGGAGAGAAGACATCCTGATGCTCGCGGTATCACGATTGTTTCTTGATAATTTTCGAAACATTCAGGTGTCGTGGGTAAAATACGGGATGAAGATGGCACAGATCGGGCTCATGACAGGAGCAAATGATCTTGGAGGAACACTCTATGAAGAGAGCATATCCCGGGAGGCCGGAGCGGTCTCGGGTTCATACCTGGACCCTGAAGAGATGGAATATATCACCGCAGATCTTGGCAGATTCCTGAGAGAACGACACACTGACTACACCCTCATATAA
- a CDS encoding beta-ribofuranosylaminobenzene 5'-phosphate synthase translates to MLTPKDRKTPDYTAMLRSIEEKTGPISDAIKALLITDGSVTRLLECYNEAPISIRTVTQQVIPADDDIAEEMQIGAGDPVNYRVVEICDQSMDIPLVHAVSYCPVNRLPEHARKSLMQADIPIGHILRDEKIESRREITSIRTFSGSDAPPSLPVSVASGRVFARRYRIIHQNLPLFRIDEFVPDHLFSGTKRVTIRTPSRLHLGLIDMNGSLGRVDGGVGITLDRPGYVITAEPALETRVITDDEELKARALSIVNTLAEEQGYDPDIAIRISEAIPPHSGLGSGTQLALSVATAMALISGKPIDDPARITGRGGTSGIGVRAFTDGGVIVDGGHRFGPGKEKDSFLPSSAAKGVRKAPLIGRYDFPADWRIILCLPDARPGASGKEEKDIFKKSCPVPLPEVEKISHLVLMQMIPALLEEDLDQFGRSVTALRKYGFKRDELALQTPALNNMLEYMTSCGAAGAGMSSFGPALYAITDTNSTDLAGDIQSYLDDQCGGEVRVVRGKNTGASIRCTS, encoded by the coding sequence ATGCTCACCCCCAAAGACAGGAAAACTCCTGATTATACTGCCATGCTCCGATCGATCGAGGAGAAGACCGGACCAATATCAGATGCCATCAAGGCACTGCTTATCACAGACGGATCGGTAACCCGGCTTCTTGAGTGCTACAACGAAGCACCGATCTCAATACGTACCGTTACCCAGCAGGTGATTCCTGCAGACGATGATATCGCAGAGGAGATGCAGATCGGGGCAGGCGATCCGGTCAATTACCGGGTTGTTGAGATCTGCGATCAGAGCATGGACATTCCACTCGTCCATGCAGTCTCATACTGCCCGGTAAACAGACTGCCTGAACACGCCAGAAAGAGCCTGATGCAGGCAGACATCCCGATCGGGCATATCCTTCGTGACGAGAAGATCGAGTCACGAAGGGAGATCACGAGCATCAGAACGTTCTCAGGATCAGATGCTCCTCCTTCACTCCCGGTATCGGTCGCATCAGGACGGGTGTTTGCCCGCCGGTACCGGATCATTCATCAGAACCTGCCACTATTCAGAATCGATGAGTTTGTGCCTGACCATCTCTTTTCAGGCACCAAGAGGGTCACGATACGGACACCGTCACGGCTTCACCTTGGCCTTATCGATATGAACGGCTCACTCGGCAGGGTAGATGGCGGGGTCGGCATCACCCTTGACAGACCCGGATACGTCATCACTGCAGAACCTGCTCTTGAAACCAGGGTCATCACCGATGACGAGGAACTCAAAGCCCGTGCCTTGAGCATTGTAAATACCCTCGCAGAGGAGCAGGGGTATGATCCCGACATCGCCATCAGGATCAGTGAGGCCATCCCCCCGCACAGCGGGCTTGGAAGCGGAACCCAACTCGCCCTTTCTGTTGCAACGGCAATGGCCCTGATATCTGGAAAACCGATCGATGATCCCGCACGGATCACCGGAAGAGGAGGCACTTCAGGTATCGGAGTGAGAGCCTTTACAGACGGGGGGGTGATCGTGGACGGAGGACACCGGTTCGGCCCTGGAAAAGAGAAAGACTCGTTCCTCCCATCATCAGCAGCAAAAGGTGTCCGGAAAGCACCGCTCATCGGAAGGTACGATTTTCCTGCAGACTGGAGGATCATCCTCTGCCTCCCTGACGCAAGACCGGGTGCAAGCGGCAAGGAGGAGAAGGATATCTTCAAAAAATCCTGCCCGGTACCACTTCCCGAGGTAGAGAAGATCTCACACCTCGTACTCATGCAGATGATCCCGGCCCTTCTTGAAGAGGACCTTGACCAGTTTGGACGGTCAGTAACCGCGCTCAGAAAGTACGGATTCAAGCGTGACGAACTTGCACTTCAGACACCTGCCCTTAACAACATGCTCGAGTACATGACCTCATGCGGAGCAGCAGGAGCAGGGATGAGTTCATTCGGCCCGGCCCTGTATGCCATCACCGACACAAACAGCACGGATCTTGCCGGTGACATCCAGTCATACCTGGACGACCAGTGCGGTGGAGAGGTCAGGGTCGTCAGGGGAAAGAACACCGGGGCGTCGATCAGATGTACCAGTTGA
- a CDS encoding AAA family ATPase has protein sequence MQLTEFRVQNYKIINDTGWIPVENLTIFVGKNESGKSAIFRALSKLNPSDGEGYDGLKEFPRQRYAEEITKTDWPVASGRFTLTPREQEEIRALSDLCTDVEGVEVTRHYTGKYSITYHPDIGVELVTVKDLSYVIDVAIEQIRNMIAPEGRGDVLGRIKGELLSILEEQKEAASHAIQVQKRQIADLINMIKTRGNEQWQLELINPVCEPIYSLVRQIEVYESLMAANRYIIDHLPKFVYFDQYNVIESAIHIPTFIATLKSHPESQGLRATNCLFRHVNLDLDILDKLGTHKNATDENPLIRRQVDERSILLSTASNQMSKRFENWWGQRRLRFRYDIDGDYFRVWVSDDMDPSEIELEQRSAGLQYFFSFYLIFLVESGDVYQDSILLLDEPGLQLHATAQQQSVRFFERLAEENQILYSTHSPFMIDLEHLDRIRTVYESGDGTTKVSATEWPTDHDSLFPLEAALAYRIAARTFTGGRQLLVDDIVDLWLLQAMNYAVEKIGKPGLEPGITITPAGGAANLFPLATLIRSHEGPVSTLLSGKDIPADILTRFSGMNTTREKFLLLYSQITGQAGSTIEDLFSAENYTRCVKDVYPNMVVTPVQAQNPAERGENPGILHAISEAIDRRQGERFERWKVAEILSDRICEAPGMVDDETVQRFVRLFEEINKATREE, from the coding sequence ATGCAGCTCACCGAGTTCAGGGTCCAGAACTATAAGATCATCAACGATACCGGCTGGATCCCGGTCGAGAACCTCACCATCTTTGTGGGGAAGAATGAGTCAGGAAAGTCTGCTATTTTTCGTGCTCTCTCAAAATTAAACCCGTCTGACGGAGAAGGCTATGACGGGCTGAAAGAGTTTCCACGCCAGCGGTATGCTGAGGAGATAACAAAGACCGACTGGCCGGTTGCTTCGGGCAGGTTCACCCTCACACCTCGTGAGCAGGAGGAGATCAGGGCTCTTTCAGATCTCTGCACTGATGTGGAAGGGGTAGAGGTAACCAGGCATTATACCGGAAAATACAGCATCACCTACCACCCGGACATCGGAGTCGAACTCGTCACGGTAAAAGACTTGAGTTATGTCATTGATGTAGCAATTGAGCAGATCAGGAACATGATCGCACCCGAAGGACGGGGGGATGTCCTCGGGAGGATCAAGGGTGAACTCCTCTCAATCCTTGAAGAGCAGAAAGAAGCTGCATCCCACGCTATTCAGGTGCAGAAACGACAGATCGCAGACCTCATCAATATGATAAAGACCAGGGGCAACGAGCAGTGGCAGCTCGAACTGATAAACCCGGTCTGTGAACCGATATACAGCCTAGTACGGCAGATTGAGGTGTACGAGAGCCTGATGGCTGCGAACCGGTACATCATCGATCACCTCCCGAAGTTCGTGTACTTTGACCAGTACAATGTGATCGAGAGTGCAATCCATATCCCGACCTTTATTGCGACCCTGAAGAGCCATCCTGAGAGTCAGGGACTTCGGGCAACCAACTGTCTCTTCAGGCATGTCAATCTGGACCTTGACATCCTCGACAAACTCGGAACACATAAGAACGCAACGGATGAGAACCCTCTGATCCGCAGACAGGTGGATGAACGTTCTATCCTTCTCTCCACAGCATCAAACCAGATGAGCAAGCGGTTTGAGAACTGGTGGGGTCAGCGACGCCTCAGGTTCAGGTATGACATCGACGGGGATTACTTCAGGGTCTGGGTCTCTGATGACATGGATCCCTCAGAGATAGAACTTGAGCAGCGGAGTGCAGGTCTGCAGTACTTCTTCTCATTCTACCTGATCTTCCTGGTCGAATCTGGTGATGTGTATCAGGACAGCATCCTGCTCCTGGACGAACCGGGCCTCCAGCTCCACGCAACTGCACAGCAGCAGTCGGTCAGGTTCTTTGAACGGCTTGCAGAAGAGAACCAGATCCTGTACTCAACCCACTCACCGTTCATGATAGACCTCGAACACCTTGATCGGATCAGAACGGTATACGAGAGCGGGGACGGAACGACAAAGGTCTCTGCAACCGAGTGGCCAACAGATCACGACTCCCTCTTCCCGCTTGAGGCAGCACTGGCTTACCGGATCGCAGCCCGGACCTTTACCGGAGGCAGGCAGCTTTTGGTAGATGATATTGTAGACCTCTGGCTGCTCCAGGCGATGAACTATGCGGTTGAGAAGATAGGAAAGCCGGGTCTTGAACCTGGGATCACTATCACGCCTGCCGGGGGAGCTGCCAACCTGTTCCCGCTTGCAACTCTCATCCGGTCCCATGAAGGTCCGGTCTCAACACTCCTTTCAGGGAAGGATATCCCTGCAGATATCCTCACACGATTCTCTGGAATGAACACGACACGTGAGAAGTTCCTGCTGCTCTACAGCCAGATCACAGGACAGGCAGGATCCACAATAGAGGATCTCTTCAGCGCAGAGAACTACACACGGTGCGTGAAGGATGTGTACCCGAACATGGTGGTAACGCCGGTACAGGCGCAGAACCCTGCTGAAAGGGGGGAGAACCCGGGAATACTCCATGCAATCAGTGAGGCTATTGATCGGCGACAGGGCGAGAGGTTCGAACGCTGGAAGGTTGCCGAGATCTTATCAGACCGGATCTGTGAGGCACCGGGCATGGTTGATGATGAGACGGTGCAGCGGTTTGTCAGGCTGTTTGAAGAGATAAACAAGGCAACAAGGGAAGAATGA
- a CDS encoding isocitrate/isopropylmalate dehydrogenase family protein yields the protein MKVVVAPGDGIGPEVIAPAVDVLKIFHPEWEYSQVYLGYECWKRTGDPLSQTTRAALRDADLILFGAITTPPDPEYHSVILTIRKELDLYANLRPVFGSGFDILIVRENTEGLYSGIEWQEKDRACTIRLVTEEGSRRIARFASSCARRRRRHLTIGNKANILKSDAYFLQICQEEAEKTGVSVDKKYIDALVLDVLQHPDRYDVIVTTNIFGDILSDAAAYLEGGLGMLPSANIGKDHALFEPVHGSAPDIAGKGIANPIAAIRCISLLLKYAQERENAKMVEAAIQKVLADGVKTPDLGGKAGTKEVGEAVIREIVRMRTIPGPDL from the coding sequence ATGAAAGTGGTGGTTGCACCAGGTGACGGGATCGGTCCGGAGGTGATCGCTCCTGCTGTGGATGTGCTGAAGATCTTCCATCCTGAATGGGAGTACAGCCAGGTATATCTCGGGTATGAATGCTGGAAACGGACCGGTGATCCGCTCTCACAGACAACCCGGGCTGCCCTCAGGGATGCTGATCTGATCCTCTTCGGTGCTATTACCACGCCGCCTGACCCTGAATATCACAGTGTGATCCTCACCATCAGAAAGGAACTTGATCTCTATGCAAACCTCAGGCCGGTCTTCGGTTCTGGGTTTGATATCCTTATCGTACGTGAGAATACCGAAGGTCTGTACTCCGGCATCGAGTGGCAGGAGAAGGATCGTGCCTGCACAATCAGGCTGGTGACCGAGGAGGGCTCACGGAGAATTGCACGGTTCGCAAGTTCGTGCGCCCGCAGACGGAGACGGCACCTGACCATCGGCAACAAGGCCAATATCCTGAAGTCTGATGCCTACTTCCTTCAGATCTGCCAGGAGGAGGCAGAAAAAACAGGTGTTTCAGTGGACAAGAAGTACATCGATGCCCTGGTGCTCGACGTGCTCCAGCATCCAGACCGGTATGATGTGATTGTGACGACGAACATCTTTGGAGACATCCTCTCTGACGCTGCTGCCTACCTTGAGGGTGGCCTTGGAATGCTTCCAAGCGCAAACATCGGGAAAGACCATGCCCTCTTTGAGCCTGTTCATGGGAGTGCTCCTGATATTGCGGGCAAAGGAATTGCGAACCCTATTGCAGCCATCAGGTGTATCTCGCTGCTCCTGAAGTACGCTCAGGAACGTGAGAATGCAAAGATGGTGGAAGCTGCCATCCAGAAGGTGCTTGCAGACGGGGTGAAGACTCCTGATCTCGGCGGAAAAGCGGGAACAAAAGAGGTTGGTGAGGCCGTGATCAGAGAGATTGTCAGGATGAGAACGATCCCGGGACCTGATCTCTGA
- a CDS encoding 3-isopropylmalate dehydratase, with amino-acid sequence MTLLAGSGPAVCIGADIDTDLVIAGRYLRTKDRSVWAEHAFEDLDPTLAPRLKGCVLVTGKNMGCGSSREQAVMALREAGVLAVIAPSFARIFYRNCINVGLPVLECEGLLCSDGEMVSYDCTTGKVSSGGRSYDCCPVSPRMQEILVAGGLVEYWKGRLSR; translated from the coding sequence ATGACCCTTCTTGCAGGATCAGGCCCTGCGGTCTGTATCGGTGCAGACATCGACACAGACCTCGTCATCGCAGGCCGGTATCTCAGGACCAAGGATCGGAGTGTCTGGGCTGAACATGCCTTTGAAGACCTTGACCCGACTCTTGCACCACGGCTCAAAGGATGTGTGCTGGTCACCGGCAAGAATATGGGGTGCGGATCTTCGCGGGAACAGGCCGTTATGGCACTGCGGGAAGCCGGGGTGCTTGCCGTCATTGCGCCCTCCTTTGCACGGATATTTTACAGAAACTGCATCAACGTGGGTCTTCCCGTGCTTGAGTGCGAAGGCCTCCTCTGCAGCGACGGGGAGATGGTTTCGTATGACTGTACAACCGGGAAGGTGAGTTCAGGCGGGAGATCCTATGACTGCTGCCCCGTTTCACCACGAATGCAGGAGATCCTTGTGGCCGGTGGCCTTGTAGAGTACTGGAAAGGGAGACTCTCACGATGA
- a CDS encoding aconitase/3-isopropylmalate dehydratase large subunit family protein: MGTLSEKILGAQAGSFSDKRIDKAFCHDGTGIQAKVIYDEMGAPGIANPGACYVIYDHIAPANTSQTADLHRELREFAIRSGMHFSDVGGGICHQYMAEGRVLPGDVVIGADSHSCTLGAFGAFATGVGASDMAGIWVSGETWLRVPDTIAIYLSGALGKGVEFKDLALSYVAELGMDGATYQALEFLGESALSVPMEGRLTLSNMAVEAGAKAGLWYADDGTREFLSKYGQPCQAQKPDDDAFYSEEIWYDLHDLEPLLAVPHRVDTVKPVSDLVGTPLDQVFIGTCTNGRYEDLARAAAILTGKKVAVRTVVVPASQADYLQAVTSGVMATLVSAGCIVGPPGCGPCLGAHMGVLGEGEVGLSTANRNFRNRMGVGASYFLSSPSTAAASAIAGEIADPREFV, translated from the coding sequence ATGGGAACTCTGTCAGAGAAGATTCTGGGTGCTCAGGCCGGAAGTTTTAGCGACAAACGGATTGATAAGGCGTTCTGTCATGACGGAACCGGTATCCAGGCCAAGGTAATTTACGATGAGATGGGAGCTCCGGGGATTGCAAACCCTGGTGCATGCTACGTGATCTACGATCACATCGCTCCTGCAAATACCAGCCAGACTGCTGATCTTCATCGTGAACTTCGTGAGTTTGCGATCAGGTCCGGGATGCACTTCTCTGATGTCGGTGGCGGTATCTGCCACCAGTATATGGCAGAAGGGCGTGTGCTGCCCGGTGACGTTGTCATCGGTGCTGACTCACACTCATGCACCCTCGGTGCCTTCGGTGCGTTTGCAACCGGTGTAGGGGCAAGTGACATGGCAGGAATCTGGGTCTCTGGAGAGACCTGGCTCCGTGTTCCTGATACCATCGCAATCTATCTCTCCGGTGCTCTGGGAAAAGGTGTTGAGTTCAAGGATCTTGCACTCTCCTATGTTGCAGAACTGGGAATGGATGGGGCTACATACCAGGCTCTTGAGTTTCTTGGTGAGTCTGCCCTATCGGTTCCGATGGAAGGCAGGCTGACGCTGAGTAATATGGCAGTCGAGGCAGGGGCAAAGGCCGGGCTCTGGTATGCTGATGATGGTACCAGGGAATTTCTATCAAAGTATGGGCAACCCTGCCAGGCTCAAAAGCCCGATGATGACGCGTTCTATTCAGAAGAGATCTGGTATGATCTACATGATCTCGAACCCCTGCTGGCTGTTCCTCACCGGGTTGATACGGTGAAACCTGTGTCAGATCTGGTTGGAACTCCGCTCGATCAGGTGTTTATCGGGACCTGCACGAACGGCAGGTACGAAGACCTTGCCCGTGCTGCTGCAATCCTCACCGGCAAAAAGGTTGCAGTCCGAACGGTTGTTGTTCCTGCATCACAGGCAGACTACCTGCAGGCTGTCACATCCGGTGTGATGGCAACACTTGTCTCTGCAGGCTGTATTGTTGGCCCTCCCGGGTGTGGTCCGTGCCTTGGTGCACACATGGGTGTGCTTGGTGAAGGGGAGGTCGGACTCTCGACCGCGAACCGGAACTTCAGAAACCGGATGGGTGTCGGTGCCTCCTATTTCCTCTCTTCACCGTCGACGGCAGCGGCGAGTGCAATAGCCGGGGAGATCGCAGATCCCAGGGAGTTCGTATGA
- a CDS encoding homocitrate synthase family protein: MKPWHVEICDVTLRDGEQTPGVSFTLEEKQDIAQRLDATGVEVIEAGFPIVSAHETEIVRSVSRMGLDAKICGLSRACRQDVDAALDAEVDMIGLFVATSDLHIQHKYKKPREEVVANALAQCDYAIDHGLIVRFGAEDASRTPLPVLIDIYKQAAEHKASYVTFADTTGRLTPLEVATIIPELVKNVPIPIAMHAHNDLGCATANTIIAAELGAYQLHTTVNGLGERAGNARLEEVLVTLALKGGIDRYDMTRIPALSEKIQQYTGIMMPATKPVVGANAFAHESGIHIAAILENPETYEFVPPQLLGLDRQFILGKHTGKRALTHILTTFGYQLPDEQITKVLEEIKKESEGKCVISPQVLQDIIRNVTGKEINNGNSVREDSGCSGRKF; the protein is encoded by the coding sequence ATGAAACCGTGGCATGTTGAGATCTGTGATGTAACACTCCGTGACGGCGAACAGACCCCCGGGGTCTCGTTTACACTCGAAGAAAAGCAGGATATAGCCCAGCGCCTTGATGCGACCGGTGTCGAGGTGATAGAGGCAGGATTTCCGATTGTCTCTGCTCATGAGACAGAGATCGTGCGTTCGGTCTCACGAATGGGCCTTGATGCGAAGATCTGCGGTCTTTCACGGGCCTGCCGGCAAGATGTAGACGCCGCCCTCGATGCCGAAGTGGATATGATCGGGCTTTTTGTGGCGACATCAGACCTTCATATCCAGCACAAGTACAAAAAGCCCCGTGAAGAGGTCGTTGCCAATGCCCTTGCCCAGTGTGACTATGCGATCGACCACGGCCTGATCGTCAGGTTCGGTGCAGAGGATGCCTCACGGACACCGCTTCCGGTCCTGATAGACATATACAAGCAGGCTGCCGAGCACAAGGCGAGTTATGTCACGTTTGCAGACACAACCGGGCGTCTGACTCCGCTTGAGGTTGCCACGATCATCCCTGAACTCGTGAAGAATGTCCCTATCCCGATAGCAATGCATGCCCATAACGATCTCGGGTGTGCAACCGCGAACACGATCATCGCTGCCGAGCTCGGTGCATATCAGTTGCACACCACGGTGAACGGGCTCGGTGAACGTGCCGGAAATGCACGCCTCGAAGAGGTGCTTGTGACTCTTGCACTGAAAGGGGGAATAGACCGGTATGACATGACCCGGATACCTGCACTCTCTGAAAAGATTCAGCAGTATACCGGGATCATGATGCCGGCAACAAAGCCGGTGGTTGGTGCGAATGCATTCGCTCATGAGAGCGGGATTCACATCGCTGCCATCCTTGAGAACCCCGAAACCTACGAGTTTGTTCCGCCACAACTGCTCGGGCTTGACCGGCAGTTCATCCTCGGAAAGCACACCGGAAAGAGGGCTCTCACCCACATCCTCACGACATTTGGGTATCAGCTCCCTGACGAGCAGATCACGAAGGTTCTTGAGGAGATCAAGAAGGAGAGCGAAGGAAAGTGTGTCATATCCCCGCAGGTTCTGCAGGATATCATCAGAAACGTGACCGGAAAGGAGATCAACAATGGGAACTCTGTCAGAGAAGATTCTGGGTGCTCAGGCCGGAAGTTTTAG